One Cricetulus griseus strain 17A/GY chromosome 5, alternate assembly CriGri-PICRH-1.0, whole genome shotgun sequence genomic window carries:
- the LOC100774276 gene encoding olfactory receptor 6Y1 yields the protein MITKAMDVDNRTVTTHFILLGFLTRPAFQFLLFSIFLVTYLLTLAENLLIILAIRSDGQLHKPMYFFLSHLSFLEMWYVTVISPKMLLNFLSKDKSISFNGCMTQLYFFVTFVCTEYILLAVMAFDRYVAICNPLRYPVIMTNQLCGILAGGCWFCGLMTAMIKMVFIARLRYCGTPHINHYFCDISPLLNVSCEDSSQAELVDFFLALMVIAVPLCVVVTSYVVILITILKIPSAQGRQKAFSTCASHLTVVTLFYSTTLFTYARPKLMYAYNSNKVVSVLYTVIVPLLNPVIYCLRNRDVKMALKKIILCNRSEPGGGGDFSS from the coding sequence ATGATCACCAAGGCTATGGATGTAGACAATCGCACTGTAACAACACATTTTATTCTTCTTGGATTCCTAACACGACCTGCCTTCCAGTTTCTGCTCTTCTCTATCTTCCTGGTAACCTATCTTCTGACACTGGCAGAGAATCTTCTCATCATCCTGGCCATCCGCAGCGATGGGCAACTACACAAGCCCATGTACTTCTTTCTAAGTCACCTCTCTTTCCTGGAGATGTGGTATGTCACTGTCATCAGTCCCAAGATGCTGTTAAACTTCCTCAGCAAGGACAAGAGCATCTCCTTCAATGGCTGCATGACACAACTTTACTTCTTTGTAACCTTTGTCTGCACTGAGTACATACTCCTGGCTGTCATGGCCTTTGATCGCTATGTGGCCATTTGCAATCCACTACGCTACCCTGTCATTATGACCAATCAGCTGTGTGGAATCCTGGCTGGTGGGTGCTGGTTCTGTGGGCTCATGACTGCCATGATTAAGATGGTTTTCATAGCACGGCTGCGTTACTGTGGCACACCACATATCAACCACTACTTCTGTGATATCTCTCCACTCCTCAATGTCTCTTGTGAGGACTCCTCCCAGGCTGAACTGGTAGACTTCTTCTTGGCCCTCATGGTCATTGCCGTGCCTCTTTGTGTGGTAGTGACATCTTATGTCGTCATTCTCATCACCATTCTCAAGATCCCATCAGCTCAGGGTCGTCAAAAGGCTTTCTCCACCTGCGCCTCTCATCTGACAGTTGTGACACTTTTTTACTCCACAACGCTTTTTACGTATGCCCGTCCTAAGCTCATGTATGCCTACAATTCAAACAAAGTGGTGTCTGTTCTCTACACAGTCATTGTTCCCCTTCTCAATCCTGTCATATACTGTTTGAGGAACCGTGATGTGAAAATGGCTTTAAAAAAGATTATACTTTGCAATAGAAGTGAACCTGGGGGAGGTGGGGATTTCAgtagctaa